Proteins encoded in a region of the Salminus brasiliensis chromosome 2, fSalBra1.hap2, whole genome shotgun sequence genome:
- the LOC140550222 gene encoding scavenger receptor cysteine-rich domain-containing group B protein-like, with the protein MDSCVLLILLSSMITLSTADSVRVVDGGSRCAGRVEVLHRGQWGTVCGDNWDMSDAAVVCRELGCGEAVDALSEAHFGSGSGPIWMDDVDCSGSESTLKNCRPRLWGKHDCSQTQNSGVICSGKKHNKYCPDFLLLIFSLCSFSYITGVKLVGGSHCSGRVEVLNGETWDTVCDAGFDQQDAEVVCQELGCGLPVEVLGAAAFGRGEGQVWSEELQCRGNESQIHFCPTSSSLKHNCSHDNDVGLVCAVSWK; encoded by the exons ATGGACAGCTGTGTGCTCCTCATTCTTCTGTCCTCCATGATCACACTCTCCACAGCTG ACAGTGTGAGGGTAGTGGATGGtggcagtcgctgtgctgggagagtggaggttcttcatagaggacagtggggaacagtgtgtggtgATAACTGGGATATGAGtgatgctgcagtggtgtgtagagagctgggctgtggagaggctgtagatgcactgagtgaagctcactttggatcaggatcaggaccaatttggatggatgatgtggactgtagtggatcagagtctacactgaagaactgtagGCCAAGACTGTGGGGTAAACATGACTGCAGTCAGACTCAAAATTCTGGAGTCATCTGTTCAGGCAAGAAGCACAAT AAGTATTGCCCTGACTTTCTATTGCTTATTTTCTCTCTTTGCTCATTCTCTTATATTACAGGAGTCAAACTGGTTGGTGGTTCTCActgctctgggagagtagagGTTCTTAATGGAGAGACCTGGgacacagtgtgtgatgctggctttgaccagcaggatgcagaggttgtgtgtcaagagctgggctgtgggcttcctgtggaggtgctgggagcagctgcttttggcagaggggagggtcaggtgtggtcagaggagcttcagtgtagaggcaacgaatcccagattcacttctgtccaacatcatcttcactcaaacacaactgctcccatgaTAATGATGTGGGACTGGTGTGTGCTG TGTCTTGGAAGTAG